The proteins below come from a single Triticum aestivum cultivar Chinese Spring chromosome 5D, IWGSC CS RefSeq v2.1, whole genome shotgun sequence genomic window:
- the LOC123124558 gene encoding CEN-like protein 2, which translates to MSRSVEPLIVGRVIGEVLDTFNPCVKMVTTYNSNKLVFNGHELYPSAVVSKPRVEVQGGDLRSMFTLVMTDPDVPGPSDPYLREHLHWIVTDIPGTTDASFGREVISYESPKPNIGIHRFIFVLFKQKRRQTVTVPSFRDHFNTRQFAAENDLGLPVAAVYFNCQRETAARRR; encoded by the exons ATGTCTAGGTCGGTGGAACCTCTTATTGTGGGGCGGGTGATTGGAGAAGTTCTTGATACATTTAACCCATGTGTGAAGATGGTAACGACCTATAACTCCAACAAGCTTGTCTTCAATGGCCATGAGCTCTACCCATCAGCGGTTGTATCTAAACCACGAGTAGAGGTCCAAGGGGGTGACTTGCGTTCCATGTTCACACTT GTTATGACAGACCCTGATGTGCCAGGGCCAAGTGATCCATATCTAAGGGAGCACCTTCACTG GATTGTTACTGATATACCTGGGACAACAGATGCTTCTTTTG GACGGGAAGTCATAAGCTATGAGAGCCCAAAGCCCAACATAGGCATCCACAGGTTCATTTTTGTGCTCTTCAAGCAGAAGCGAAGGCAGACTGTAACTGTGCCTTCCTTCAGGGATCATTTCAACACCCGTCAGTTTGCTGCGGAGAATGACCTCGGCCTCCCTGTGGCAGCTGTCTACTTCAACTGTCAGAGAGAGACTGCTGCCAGGAGGCGCTGA